The DNA region CGCAATCCTTCGACTACGCTCAGGACAACGGCGGTGGGGTGCCGGTTGGTGGCGCACAGCCGCCGGCCTGAGCGAAGCCGAAGGCTTGCCGTGCGAAAGCCCCATTCAACCTGACCGTGTCGATTCATATCGAGTCAGCCCCACAGCAAGCTGTGGGGCACCAACGCCGCTTCTATCGCACATCGACTCCGCTCCGTGCAGCACGTCTGAAGCAAGGGCGTTATGTCATCGCGCCGGGAATATGGACAATTCGGGGCGATTGTCAATGGGGGGTTAAGAGAGCGGCAGCACGCTCTTGATCGCCTCAAGCAACTCAGTCTTGTTGGCCATCGAAATCTGGCGGCCGGCGATCGGGAGGCCGGGGACAGTGCGGGCGTACTGGCGGAGTTTGACCACCGGCATGGCTTCGAGATCGTCGAGGGTGACAGTTCCGGCCTGGACCGGTTTGGGTGTGGGCGCAGAGATGGTTGCGGGGGTGGGAGTAGGCGCGGGTTTCGGTTTGGGGGATGGCTTGGGAGGGGCTGATATCGGCTTGGGTTTAGGTGCCGGTTTCGGTGGTGCAGGTCTGTTCGGTGGTGTGTGAGCGATGTCGCCGTTGGTGTACTTTTTCAGGAAGCGGACATAGGGTCGGAGCGGCTCAATTCCCTCGTCGGGGCGGGCGATGATGTGCATGGAGATGAGCTGGCCGGTTCGTTCGGCGGCAAGTGCTCCGGCCTCGACGGCGGTTGAGACTGATGCGCGGTCCCCCTCGATGCGGACAGTGACACGTCCACTCGTGCTCTGCTCGGCTGAGGCGATGGCGACCTCGGCCGCCTGGGTGGCAGCGCGGGTGGCTTCAATCGCACCCAGCATTCCCTTGGTTTCGATCAGTCCGAGCGCTTCGCGTGGCATGCTCCCAAAGAAACGGGAGCAGCGTACGGATGCAACCATAAAACAGGCAGACATCGTCTGTTCTACCGCTTCGCGTCGTGTGTTGCCAACCACACACATAAACAAAAAAAATCACCGTCCGCACTCCCCTCGAATGCGGACGGCGGGATACACCCTTAAAGATTCAGAAGCGTCTCCAATGCGTGAGCGTGTGACTGGCGCAAAGGAGTAACAATGACCAGCTTACCTATTGCAACGTTCGTGCCGGTCAGGGCATGTTGAACTGCCGGCAGGCCGTAAGTGATTGCTGGGGAGAAAGTTGTGATGTGGTGTGCGACGGAATGTGGGATTCGACTGTTGAATCAATTCGTATCAATCGACGAACCGTGTCTGAATAAAATGCGGCAAGTGCCTGATAAGCAGACACTTACCGCAACCAAGGAGATAATACGAAAGGTCGTATTTTTGTACGAGGGCCAACCCGAGGTCGGCCCTCGTAGGCGGTTCAACTGACGGTCGTCAGTTCACCGACCCGGAGGCGGCGGCTGACAGATACCGTTTCAATTTCAGGCGCACAGTTGCCTCGTGGACACCCAGCAACCGTGCGGCTTCGCACTTGTTGCCGTTGGTGGCCATGAGCGCCTCCATGATAAGCTGCCGTTCGAACTGGTGGACACGGTCGAACAGTGTCGCCCGCGCCGGAGCGGAGTCGCCGCCGAACAGCGAACGGGCCAGCTCCACCACGTCTCCCTCGGCAACCAGTTGCGCCATCACTTCGAGCCGGCGGACTTTGTTTTCCAGCTCGCGGATGTTGCCGGGCCAGTCGTAATCGACAAACTGCTTGACCAGTTCAGCCGGTACTTTCTGACCAGCCGCCAGAAGATGATGCCGTACCAGGAACTGCTCCAGCAGAAGCGGGATATCCTCTTTGCGCTCTCTCAGCGGCGGAATGTGGAAATGAATGCCACTCAGGCGGAAGAACAGGTCCTGACGGAACGTGCCCTGATCGACCATATCCTGCAGGTTTTTGTTCGTCGCCGCGACGAGCTTGATATCGAGCGCCACCTCCTGGGTACTGCCAAGCGGCAGGACCCTGCGCTTCTCGATCACGCCGAGCAGCTTAGCCTGGAGGCTGAGCGGGAGGTCACCGATCTCATCGAGCATAAGCACGCCGCCGTTGGCCGTCACAAACAGGCCCTGCTTGTGTGTAACCGCGCCGGTGAATGCTCCGCGATGGTAACCGAACAGCTCGGATTCCAGCAGAGTCTCCGGAAGCGAAGCGCAGTTGATGGCGACATACGGTTTGTCGGGGCGCACCGTGGCATGGAAATAGCGCGCCATATGGTCCTTGCCGACCCCGGTTTCACCGGTGATCAGGACCGGCAGATCGGTGCGCGTCAGCATGGCGATCTGCGCCTTGATCCTGAGAACTGCCGGTGCGACAGTCAGGTAATCGACCGGATCGTGCTCGATCTTCCCCTTCCTGTGGGAGGTTGTGTCCCCGGTGCGGGGTTTGTCCAGGTCGCCGATGAACTGATTGATCTCTTCCTGGCGGGCAGTGAGACCGCTTCGCATGTAGAACTCCTCGGCGCGGAAAAGATAGGTCATCCGTTCGCGTATGCTAAAAAGCTCCGAACGGCCGAGTGCGATCAGCGCCTCTGCCTTTTCGAATCTGACGCCGGATTCGGCCAGGAGATCGAGCCCCCTGAGGAAGCTCTGCCGCGCTTTGTCCTTATGGCCGAGCGCCTGGTTGATGAGACCGGCGAGCTTGTGCAGCGCACCCATCTCTACCAGTTGGTCAGACTTCTCCATGAGCGGCATTGCCTCGCTGACATACTGTTGCGCCCGGCGGTAGTCGCCGGTGCGGACCGACAGTTCCGCAAGGTGACGCATCACGCGAGCATCGAGCACGGACCGGGGGGCAATCGCCTCGGCCATCGTCAGCGCCCGCTGGAGCGATTCGCGCGCTTCGGCATGTTGATCCATCCGGTACTGCAACTCGCCCAGATAGGTCAGATAGACGACCTCATCCCGCTTGCGGTTCAAATGGACAATGAGCCGATACGCTTCGGCAAGCGATTCCGAGGCCTTGGCGTACTGCTGTTTCTGTATCTGCAGGTATCCCAGCGAGAGGAACGCCCGCTCGGTTTCGAGTTCGTCGGACAACCGCCTGGACAGGTCGACATTGATGAGCAGATGTCGCTCGGCCTCGTCGAAATCACCCGTGAAGGT from Candidatus Zixiibacteriota bacterium includes:
- a CDS encoding BMC domain-containing protein: MPREALGLIETKGMLGAIEATRAATQAAEVAIASAEQSTSGRVTVRIEGDRASVSTAVEAGALAAERTGQLISMHIIARPDEGIEPLRPYVRFLKKYTNGDIAHTPPNRPAPPKPAPKPKPISAPPKPSPKPKPAPTPTPATISAPTPKPVQAGTVTLDDLEAMPVVKLRQYARTVPGLPIAGRQISMANKTELLEAIKSVLPLS
- a CDS encoding sigma 54-interacting transcriptional regulator, translated to MKIQDTHSQKSGQGERIHHELMALLQRRDFHGAVACFEMHQSALESCRGTEAGAILHAAAKAHASLTHLPIALRLARRAQAMAAQDGDTSLMADICVTIGRILRDLGELKEAEKAWRDAESIFRRNDNLPGQSDALNLLAGLLFQKCDYRNAVALLMDAVAIARKLDDKQKLAYMMGNIGRIYTFTGDFDEAERHLLINVDLSRRLSDELETERAFLSLGYLQIQKQQYAKASESLAEAYRLIVHLNRKRDEVVYLTYLGELQYRMDQHAEARESLQRALTMAEAIAPRSVLDARVMRHLAELSVRTGDYRRAQQYVSEAMPLMEKSDQLVEMGALHKLAGLINQALGHKDKARQSFLRGLDLLAESGVRFEKAEALIALGRSELFSIRERMTYLFRAEEFYMRSGLTARQEEINQFIGDLDKPRTGDTTSHRKGKIEHDPVDYLTVAPAVLRIKAQIAMLTRTDLPVLITGETGVGKDHMARYFHATVRPDKPYVAINCASLPETLLESELFGYHRGAFTGAVTHKQGLFVTANGGVLMLDEIGDLPLSLQAKLLGVIEKRRVLPLGSTQEVALDIKLVAATNKNLQDMVDQGTFRQDLFFRLSGIHFHIPPLRERKEDIPLLLEQFLVRHHLLAAGQKVPAELVKQFVDYDWPGNIRELENKVRRLEVMAQLVAEGDVVELARSLFGGDSAPARATLFDRVHQFERQLIMEALMATNGNKCEAARLLGVHEATVRLKLKRYLSAAASGSVN